The candidate division KSB1 bacterium DNA window GCGACTCAAAACGTTGTTCCTGATCAAAAACCCTGCGGAGAGAGGAAAACGACTCACAATTCGTCACCCGGTGAGACGCGGCGTTTCTCTTTCTGCTCGTCCCTGTGCGACGGGACACATCATCACAGGCAGCTCGTGTTGCACTCGTGAGCGAGGGAAGGAAGGGAAATGTTATTTGATTTTGGAACGGCACTCGTCTTCTTCATTACCGGCGCTGCCTTCATCGCCATCAATCTTCTCATCTCCCGCCTGCTGCAACCCCGGAACCCCACGGCCGCCAAGATGTCCACCTACGAATGCGGCGAACAGCCCGTCGGCGAATCCTGGATTCAATTCAACAACCGTTTCTACGTCATCGCGCTCATCTTCCTGATCTTCGACGTCGAAATCGCCGTGCTTTTCCCCTGGGCCGCCGTGTTCAAACAGCTCAATCAATACGGCGCCTTCGCCTTTGTCGAAATGGCAGTGTTTGTGTTGATTCTGCTGTTCGGCCTCGCCTATGTTTGGCGCAAGGGGGATTTGGAGTGGGACAAACCCGAGACCGGCAAATACGCGCGTGCCCGCTCGCCCGAGCTTTATGAAGAACTGCCGCCGCCCGGCATTGTCCCGGCCGGCGCAAAAGAATCCGTGGGCGAACCGGCTTGATCGCGCACCCCCGGCACCTGCCGGCGAAGCAGTTCACCCCGCCGGGAAAACGTGCCGCACCACCCCGCACAGGTGGTTTTCCGGCGGAGCGCGGTGCAGGAGCAGCCGCAACCACGGCGATGATCCAGCTCAAGAGAGGAATCCATGCATGAATTGATCGCCTATTTGCAGGCGCAGTTGGGCTTTCAAGAGATCCTGGTGGCTGTTCTGGTGATGGCGGTGTTCGGCCTGGTGATTTGCATTTATATGGCGGTCAACGCCCTGTTTCTGGTCTGGCTCGAACGCAAGGTCTCCGCCTGGATGCAGGATCGCCTGGGGCCGATGGAAGTGGGGCCGTTTCAGGGCGTGCTGCAAACGCTCGCCGACGCGGTCAAACTCCTGCTCAAGGAGGACATCGTTCCCAAAGCCGCCGACAAACACCTGCACCTGCTCGCCCCCCTAATCGTCTTTGCCGCACCCTGCGCCGCCTTTGCCGCCTTCTCCTACACCCGCGCTTTCCAGTTTGCCGACTTCAACATCGGGGTGTTCTTCGTCGCGGCGATCACCTCGCTCTCGGTGATCGGCTTGTTGCTGGCCGGCTGGGCCTCCAACAACAAGTGGTCGCTGCTCGGCGGCATGCGCGCCGCCGCGCAAATCGTGAGCTATGAAATCCCCGCCGGTTTGGCCATTTTGGTGGTGGTGATGCAAGTGGGCTCGCTGAGCTTCCGCGAGATCACCCTGGCGCAGGACGGCGGTTTCTGGAAGTGGGTGATCTTCCAGTATCCCCCCTTCAATTTCATCGCCTTCATCATCTTCTTCACCGCGACGCTCGCCGAATGCAACCGCACGCCCTTCGATCTGCCGGAGGCGGAATCGGAGCTGGTCGGTGGCTTTCACACCGAGTACAGCGGGTTCAAGTGGGCGGTGTTCATGCTCTCAGAGTACGGCGAGATGGTGGTGGTTTCGCTGGTGGTCGCGACATTGTTCCTGGGCGGCTGGTCGAGCCCGCTCGGCAATCTGCTCAACGGCGGCGCCTGGGGGGTGTTTTGGCTGCTGGGTAAAACCTATGCGCTGGTGTTCGTGCAAATGTGGCTGCGCTGGACGCTGCCGCGCCTGCGCGTCGATCAGCTCATGCACACCTCCTGGAAGGTGCTGACGCCCTTTGCCTTTGTCTGTATTTTTGCGGTGGGATTGTGGATGGCGTTGTGACCGCCGGCGCGGACGGCACCTGCGCCTCCCCCTCTTTCAGGATTCTCGCATGACGACTTTTGACCTGATGTTTTATGTCATCGCCGCAGCCATGCTGGCATCCGCGGCGGTGATGGTGTTCGGCCGCAACATCATCTACAACGCCGTCGGTCTGCTCTTCACCTTCATCGGCGTGGCCGGTCTCTACGTCCTGCTGGGCGCGGATTTTCTGGCCGCCGTGCAGATGCTGATTTATGTGGGCGGCATTTTGGTGCTGCTGCTTTTCGGCGTCATGCTGTCGCAAAAAATCACCGGGCTGGTGATGCGCACCGGCACGCTGCAGGTGCTGCCGGCGGTGATCGTGTGCGCCGGCGTGGCCGCCATTCTCATCCGGCTGATCCTGAGCAACGACTGGATGATCACCAAACCGCCGGAGTTGCCCGCCACCACCGCCACGCTCGGCAACTTGCTGCTGGGCGATTACCTCATCCCGTTCGAAATCGTTTCGATCCTTTTACTCGCCGCGCTGGTCGGCGCGGCTTATCTTGCCCGCAGGGAGTCACGCTGATGCAGGTCGGACTTTCGCACTTTCTCCTCCTGGCGGCGCTCCTGTTCGCCCTGGGTCTGGTCGCCGTGATCACCAAACGCAATGCCGTGACCGTGTTGATGGGCGTCGAGTTGATCCTCAATGCCGCCAACCTCAATTTCATCGCGTTCGCGCGCTATCGCGATCACGATCTGGACGGCCAGGTGATTGGTATTTTCGTCATCATCATTGCCGCCGCCAATGTCGCCGTGGCGCTGGCAATTGTGCTGAACATCTACCAGCGCCTGCGCTCGGTCAATCTCGATGAGGCGGATTCGCTTGCCGGTTGAGCCGCAGCGGCGCCAGCCGCGCGAGTCGAAAACGGGCGCCAGGCGGCACCGCTCTCCTCACAAATGCCGGGCCGCAGGCAGTCGTGCGGGAAATTGACGGAATATCACGGCGCACCAGTTCTGTAAAGGGCACAACTAATCTCGGGAACTTTCCGTGGATACGATTCTCCTCCAGGCAGTCCTCCTCCTGCTGCTGCCGCTCGCCGCGTTCACCATTCTCATCTTCTTTGGCAAGCGCCTGCCGCGCCAGGGCGACTGGCTCGCCACCGGCGCCATCACCCTCAGTCTGTTGCTGGCCCTGGTCATTTTGGGCCGGGTCTTCGGCGCCTACGATCCCAACTTCCGCGTGGCCGCCACCGTCAACTGGGTTGACCTTGGCCCGGTGCGCCTCCAACTTGGGCTGGCCGTTGACAATCTCACCGCGGTCATGCTGTTTGTCGTCACCCTGATCAGCGCCCTGGTGCATCTCTTCTCCATCGGCTATATGCACGGCGACGTGCGCTACAGTCGCTTCTTTGCCTATCTCGGCCTGTTCTCTTTTTCGATGCTCGGCCTGGTGCTGGTGGACAATTTCTTCGGCATCTATATGTTCTGGGAGCTGGTGGGGGTCTGCTCCTATTTTCTCATCGGCCACTGGTTCGAGCGGGATTCCGCCGCAAATGCCGCGAAGAAGGCCTTCATCGTCAACCGCGTCGGCGATATCGGCATGTTCACCGGCATCATGATCCTGCTCGCGCAGCTCGGCACCCTGAACTTCCGCGAGGTGTTCGACGGGATTGCCCAGGGCCGTCTGCTCGATCCCTGGCTCACCGCCGCCGGCGTGCTGATCTTTCTGGGCGCAGTGGGCAAATCGGCGCAGTTTCCCCTGCACGTCTGGCTGCCCGATGCCATGGAAGGCCCGACGCCGGTCTCCGCGTTGATTCATGCCGCCACCATGGTCGCCGCCGGGGTCTACATGGTCGGCCGGGTTTATCCCCTGTTCACGGAGGAGGCGCTGCTGGTGATCGCGATCACCGGCACGCTGACCGCCTTCATCGCCGCCACCATCGCACTCGCCCAGGTGGATATCAAACGGGTGCTGGCCTATTCCACCGTGAGCCAGCTCGGCTACATGATCGCGGCCCTGGGCGTGGGCGGCTACACCGCCGGCTTGTTCCATCTCATGACCCATGCCTATTTCAAAGCGCTGCTCTTCCTGGCCTCCGGCTCGGTGATCCACGCCATGCATCAGGCGCTGCATCACCTGCATGACCATCACACCGATGCGCAGGACATGCGCAACATGGGCGCGCTGCGCCGCAAAATGCCGCTCACTTTTTCCACCATGACAATTGCGGCCTGTGCCATCGCGGGCGTGCCGTTGCTCTCCGGCTTCTTCAGCAAGGATGCCATTCTGGCCGCCGCGCTGGAAAAAGCGCTGACTTCGCACCAGCCGGTGCACCTGCTCATTTTCGTGATCCTGGTGTTGTGCGCCGGTCTCACCGCCTTCTACATGTTCCGCCTGCTCTACCTGACCTTTGCCGGCCAGCCGGCACGCCGCGACATCCATCAGCACATTCAGGAATCGCCCAGCGTCATCACCATTCCCCTGATCATCCTGGCGTTCTTCTCCGTGGTGGGCGGCTACGGCAGCTGGTTTGCCGATTTGATTCGCAAGCCGGAAACCCTCACCGCCAGCCGTCTGCTGCTGGAAGGCGGGGAAGGCGGGCAGGGTGTGGCACACACCGCCCATACTGTGGCCATGTCGCTCTCCATTTTCGTCGCCGGCGCGGGCATTCTGCTGGCCACGGCCTTCTACTACTGGAAGAAATTCTCCGCCGACGAGCTGGTCAGCCGCTTCAAACCCGTTTACGACTTCCTTTGGAATAAATGGTATTTTGACGAGTTGTATGCCGCCACGGTGGTGGCCGGCACCCTGCTGGTAAGCCGGCTTTCCGCCTGGTTTGACGCCACGGTGATCGATGGTTTGGTCAACGCCGCCGCCAAAATCACGGTTTGGGGTTCGCGCCTGAGCGGCTGGCACGATAACCGCATCATCGATGGCGTGGTCAACGGCGTGGCGGCGATGGTGGGCTGGTTTGGCAGCACGCTGCGCGAGCTGCAAACCGGCAAGATCCAAACTTACATCCTGCTGGCGCTGGGCGCCGTGGTTTTGTTGTACGTTTTGCAACTGGCGTTTGCCTGAGTCCGGCACCCCGGCGGCACGGCCGGCAGCGGGCTGCCGCAATCTTCCGCGGGCATTGACACGCGTTCACGAGGGAGACATGATTCCAAACATTCTCAGTTGGATGATTTTTTTGCCGGTGATTGGCGCCGCCGTGGTGCTGGCCATCCCGCGCGGCGAAAAACAGCACGACCTGATACGATGGCTCGCCGCCGGCTTTACCGGCGTGCAAGTGCTGCTCGCCATCCTGCTGGTCCTGGGTTTCGACCGCACCACCTCCGGCATGCAGTTCGTCGAGAAGGCGCCCTGGATCACTTCCTACAACATTTGGTATTTCGTCGGCGTCGACGGCCTCTCGATCAGCATGGTGCTGCTCACCGCGCTGCTGTCCTTCCTCTGCATCTTTGCCTCCTGGGGCATCGACAAGGCGGTGAAGGGCTATTTCACCATGTTTCTCCTGCTCGATGCCGGCATGATGGGCGTGTTTTGCGCACTGGATTTCTTCCTCTTCTACATCTTCTGGGAAGTGATGCTGCTGCCGATGTACTTCCTGATTGGCATTTGGGGCGGCCCGCGGCGCGAATATGCCGCCATCAAGTTCTTCCTCTACACCCTGGCCGGCTCGGTGCTCATGCTGGTCGCCATGCTGGTGTTCTACTTCAACGTGAAGGATCCGGTCACTGGCGGTCATACCTTCAACATGCTGCACATGATGGATCAGGCCAATCATACCGGCCTGCTGCGCGATTTCGACGTCCGCCTGCTGCTCTATGCCGCACTCTTCATCGGCTTCGCCATCAAAGTCCCGGCGGTGCCGTTCCACACCTGGCTGCCCGATGCCCACGTCGAGGCACCCACCGCCATCAGCGTGATTCTGGCGGGCGTTCTGTTGAAGATGGGAACCTACGGCATGCTGCGCATCAGTTTCCCAATCCTGCCCGACGCCGTGAAATATCCCCCCTTCGCCTATGGCTTTGCCACCATCGCGGTGATCAGCATCGTTTATGGCGCGCTGTGCGCCATGTCGCAGAAAGACCTGAAGAAGCTGGTGGCCTATTCTTCCATCGGCCACATGGGTGTGGTCATGCTCGGCATGATCGGCCTGACGCCGCTGGGCGTCAATGGCGCGGTGCTGCAGATGTTCAACCACGGCACCGTCACCGCCATGCTCTTCCTCCTGGTGGGCGTGATCTACGACCGCGCTCACCACCGTGACATCGACGGCTTCGGCGGACTGGCGCAGACGATGCCGGTCTACACCGGCATCGTCACCATCGCCTTTTTTGCCAATCTCGGGCTGCCGGGTTTGTCGAGCTTCATCAGCGAAGCCTTCAGCTTCCTCGGCGCCTTCAGCTCCACCACCTTCAACCTGCGCGTGTACACCATCATTTCGGTGCTCGGCATCGTCTTCGTCGCGGGCTACATGTTGTGGACGCTGCAGCGCATGTTTCTGGGCAAGCTCAATCCCCAATATGCGGATCTGCCCGAAATCAACCGGCGCGAGCTGTTCACCCTGGTGCCGCTCGCCGTGATCGTGATCTTTCTCGGCGTCTATCCCGCACCCATGCTGGAATTGCTGGAAGTCTCGCTCAACAGTCTGGCGGCCACCGTGCGCGAAGCCGCGCCGATGTTGATGGGGATGAACTAGAGCTTCAACTCCCGGTCCTGCTCGTTTTACTCCTACTCTTACTCCTACTCCTACTCCTACTCAACTGCAACTCTGGGAGTAGGAGTAAGAGTAGGAGTAAGAGTATCAGAGTATCAGAGTATCAGAGTATCAGTATGAAATGGAGTAAGGGCAGGAGCGAGAGCCGGAACCTACGCATCTCCACAAGGATCGCCACCCAAACGAAAATAGGTTGCTCGATATGTCAGATTTCGTCGTGCGTTTGCAGGACAACCTCGCCAGCCTCGGTCATTTCCTGCCGGAGTTCGTGCTGATCGGCCTGCTGCTGGCTCTGATGGTTGTCGACATGTTTCTCAAGCGGGAACACACGCCCTGGCTGGGCCTGCTCACCCTCGCCGGCGGCCTGTTGTGCCTGCTCGTCCTGCTGCTGCAGCGCGATGACCCCGGCCGCGGCCTGTTCAACAACATGCTGGCGGTAGACCGCTTTGCCACGTTCTTCAAACTGATTTTTCTCGGCAGCATGATCATGACCGTGCTGCTTTCCTACTCCTCGCTGGAGCTGGCCGGCCGCAGCGTGGGCGAGTATTTCATTCTGATGACCGCCACCACGCTGGGCATGTTTTGGATGGCCTCCGCCACCAATCTGCTTACCATCTTCATTGCCATCGAAACCGTGAGCCTGAGCTCCTTCGCGCTGGCGACCTATTTGAAAACGGTCAAGCGCTCCAGCGAGGCCGGTCTGAAATATACCATCTATGGCGCGTTTTCCTCCGGATTGATGCTCTACGGTTTTTCGCTGATCTACGGCCTGACCGGCTCGCTCAACATCTATGAAATTTCTCACCAGCTCGCCACCAACCCACCCAATCCCCTCACTCTATTCGTCGCCTTTCTGCTGATTCTCGCGGGCTTCGGCTATAAAATTGCCTCGGTGCCATTTCACTTCTGGGCACCGGATGTCTATGAAGGCGCGCCCACCCCGATTACCGCCTTTCTCAGCGTGGGACCCAAGGCCGCGGGGTTTGCGTTGTTGATCCGCTTTGTCACTGTCGGTCTCTCCACCTCCGGCGCCGAGGGCTGGTCCGCGATTGCCGGTCTGAACTGGCAGCAGCTTCTGGCGGTGATCTCCGCCGCCACCATGACGCTCGGCAATCTTGTCGCCATCGTGCAAAACAACCTCAAGCGCCTGCTGGCCTACTCCAGCATTGCACATGCCGGCTACGCCCTGATGGGGGTGGTGTTGCTCACTCAAAGCGGGATCAATGCCACGCTGTTTTACCTGGTGGCCTATTATTTGATGAATCTCGGTGCGTTCCTGGTGGTGATTATTGTGCAGGAGTTGATCGGCAGTGAACGGCTGCAAGACTATCGCGGGCTGGGTTATCGCGCACCGGTGGTCGCGGCGTGCATGACCGTGTTCCTGTTCTCGCTCACCGGCCTGCCGGTCACCATCGGCTTCATCGGCAAATTCTATTTGCTGGCCGCAGTGCTGCAGGGCGATTCACAATTCTACTGGCTGGCAGTCGTCGCGATCATCAACACCGTCATCTCGCTGTATTACTATGCGCGCATTTTCAAGGCCATGTATTTGGAGGCACCGGCCGTCGCGGTGACAGAACGCCTGGCGGTTTCGTGGCCGGCGATTGCGCTGCTGGCGATTCTGGCCGTGCCGACGTTTGTGCTGGGCATTGCATTTGGGCCGCTTTACGAGCTCACCAAAGCTTCGGTGAAATTTTTCGCGGGCATTTGAGCCGGAGGGGAGAGATTGCCGGCGCGCGCACGGCATGCCGCCTCAAGATTCTCCCGCGCGCTTTCTGCCTGGCCGTGGCAGCGCGACCCGGCCGTCACCGGGACGGAGAGCGGAACACAAACGGGGGAGAGTGATTGCGGCAGCAGGTGCCGGTACGACCTGCCAAACCTCGGCAAAAGCCGTGTCGATTCATAAATTTTAACTTGCTTGCCTACCTTCGTTTCTTTAAGTTCGCCACACTTTTTTTATCCGCTTCAGAAGACAGCCGCGGTGCGCTGCTTTCTTCATGCTGTGCCGCCGCGCTGGTGCGAATTGCCGGCGGGTGAGCCGTTTGCAGACGTCACGCCGCTGTAATCCGCGAACTCGAGGAAACTTCATGCCTGGCATGCGTAAAGGACTTGCCCTTTTCCCCCTCCGCCGCCTTCCTCCCTCCCGTATCATGCTGTCGCTGGCATTTTATTCGGCACTGCTGGGCTTGTGGCTCATGCACGGTGGCCGGCGTGTTGCCCACGCTCCCGCGGCCGGCACGACTGATGCCGCCCGCGCCGGCGCGGTCTTGTCCAGCCTGCCACACTGGTCGTGGGGGCAGCGTTTCACCGGTACGCAAGCGGCCGCCACTTCGCGGCAGCAGCACAGCACGGCACCGCAAAAAAAGCAACCCAATCTCGTGGTGCCGGCGGGCTATCCCACGCTCGCAGAGCTGCAGGCGCGCTTTCAAGAATTGGTGCAGCGGTATCCGCAGCTCGCGCACCTCGACACCATCGGCCGCAGCAGCACCGGGCGGCATCCGATTCTCGCCATTCGACTGACAGCGCCGCGGCCGGGCATGAGTGACAAGCCCGCGTTTTTGATCAGTGCGCTGCATCATGCGCGCGAGCCGCTCGGAGTTTTCATTTGCCATGCTCTGATGAACCGGCTGCTGAGCAACTACGGCAGCAGCACCCGCCACACCCGCCTGCTGGACAGTCTGGAAATCTGGCTGGTGCCGATCGTCAATCCCGACGGCTATGAATATCTCATGACGAGCCGGCGCGAATATCCCTGGTGGCGCAAGAACCTGCGTGACAACAATGGCGACGGTTCCTTCGATCCGCTGAGCGACGGGGTTGACTTGAATCGGAATTATGGCTACAATTGGAGCGAAGGCGGTGAGGATGAGCCCGGCAGTTGGTTTTACCGCGGGCCCGAGCCGTTTTCCGAACCCGAGATCCGGGCGCTGCGGCAGCTCGCGCTGCACAAGCGCTTCGTCATGGGGATCTCCTATCACAGCTATGGCGAAGCGATTCTCTATCCCTGGGGCAACTATACGCCGCCACCGGATCAGCAACTGATTCTCGACATCGCGGAGAAATGCGCGGCACGCATCGAGCGGTTTTCCGGCCCGGGCTGCTACAGCATCCTGCCGCTGAACGGCCGCGCCGGCCAAAGTTCGGTGTGGATGTATGGCGCACTCGGCACGGTCGATTTCATTATCGAAACCGGCGAGGAGTATTTTCCCTCGCTCGCCGACGCTGATCGCATTGTCGAGCAAAACCTGCCCGGGGCCTTTTATCTGCTGGAACGGGCCCTGGGCGCCGGCATTTGCGGCCGGGTGGTGGATGATGAAACCGGCGAACCTGTGCCGGCTCGCATCCATGTCGCGGGTCTGGAAGCAGACCATGTGCAGCCGCGCCAGGCCAACGGCCGGGAGGGCTGGTTTCAACGCTTGTTGTTGCCCGGCACCTATGCCATTGAAGTCCGTGTGCCGGACTATGAGCCGGCGCGCTTTTTCAACGTGCTCGTCCGCGACCAGCACATGACTTCGTTGCATGTAGGATTGAAACGCATGAACGGCCGGACGTCCGGCAACAGTCACTAAACCGCGCACCAGGACAGGATCCCCCATTTGTCGCCGGGCATCCCTTGACGCGCGGACACAGACGCAATCGTGTTGTGAGGGCGGCTGAGCCGAAACCGGAGGAAGGACACATGAAGCAGTTTGTCAGCGGTTTATTGGTTGGCATGGTCATCAGCCTGGCTGCCATTGTTCTGGCCCAGGAGGGTTTCTTCAAGGGCAAGGTGGTGTTTGTCAAAGTGGCGCAGGAGAATTTGCGCAAGGCGCCGGGCGGGGAGGTGCTGGGATCGCTCAACCGTGGCGCACCCATGCAAATCCTGGCAGTGGAAGACAAATGGCTGCAGGTGGTGACTGCCGGCTACATTTGGAAAGAGTCGGTGACCGGCGATGAACGCCTCAGCCGCGGCGAACAGCCCTATCGTGCCGCCATGATCCTGGTGAAAACCGAGGCGGAGGCACTCGATCTGCTCAAACAAATTCAGGCCGGTGCGGATTTCCAAAAGCTGGCTGCGGCAAAGTCGATTGGCCCCAATGCCGCGCGCGGCGGCGATCTGGGCGATGCCTTCAAGGGCGAATTCACACCGGCATTTGAACAGGCGATTCTCGCGCTCAAAGTGGGCGAGGTCAGCCAGCCCATCAAAACCGATCAGGGCTACTGCCTGTTCAAACGCTTGAAGTAGAAGCAGCGTCGCGATCAACCCTGGCCCGGCCAGGGTTTTCTGTTTTGGTTGGAAGCACCCGGAAGCGCTGCGCCTTATCTTTTCATGCGAAAGGCAAAAACCGTGTTCACTCTCCCCGCGCGCCGCGTGCTGATCACGCTGCTGCTCTTTTTGCCACTGGTGTTGTATGACGTGCTGTTCGGCGGCGCGATCGCGGCATTGCTGCAAACCACCGGCTGGCAGGGTGTGGCACAGCGCATCAACAACGTGTACCAGCTCAGCTACGGCGTGCTGGTCGCTGCGGTTTTAGTGCTCGCCGCCTGGCGCTTCCACTGCCCGCGTGAAGCGCTGGCCGTCCTGGTGCTGTATGCCGGCATGGTGGAAGACACGCTGTTCTATCTGCTGATCAAACCGCTCAATCCGGTGATCTCGCTGCTCACGCTCGGCGCCGGGTACCGTGCGCCGGAGAGGATTCTACCGGAGGGCACGGCGAGCTGGCCGGGCTGGGTGGGCCGGATGTTCCTGGAAGCCTCCTGGTGGCTGTCACCTGCTCGGGTGTTTGTACTCAACCTGGTGGCTGTGCTGCTCGCCGCGGCGATTCTGGCGGGCAGGACGAAAGTGCGGCTGTCCAACAGTGAGAAGAAAAGTGCGTGCTGAAACAATACGAAAACGCCAAACGGGTATTGCTTTGTGTTCTTCCTGAATTTTGCATGCCGGCTTGCTGTTGCCTGGAAGAAATGGCATATTCACAAAGCGCCGACAGTTATTCCGTTCGAAGTCAAGCAAGACTTTTTACGAATGTCGCGCGGTCCTGATTTCGAAATGCGCCCGTTTGCCGAAGGCGTCACCGCTTCTCTCTCACGAAATGGCTTTTTCCGCGGGATTTCTTGCGTTCGTGGGCCGGTGTTTGTGTTCGATCCTGACACGGAGGGTTGAATCACTGTTGTGCAGCCTGAATTTTATATGCCGGCTTGCTGTTGCCCGGAAGAAATGGCTTGTGTGAAGTGCAGCCCTACTGGAGTCAACAGCTCGTTTGCCTGCAAAATTTTTTATGCACCGCCCCTTGGATTGTTGGGCATCGCGATCAAAGCGGCGTTTCTCGCGGAGGGGATCAATCTGGGTGCAAAATTCAGGTTCTTGGCGGCTCAAAAAAGCAGCCAGGATGAAAATGAACTTTCGCAACAGCGCCTTCAGGCACCGGCCCGGAAGGGTCTGCCACAAAAATATTTTCGTGGCATTTGCGGAGAAACCGCCGCCTTTCTTCCCCGCGAAAATACACCCCCACGAAAAAGCTTTTTTCCATGCGGCTTCCCTTTCATGGGCGAAGCCTTTTCCCGAAAGAGTTTTTCCGTGGGACGCCATTTTCGTGGGAGAGTTTTGGGAGTTTGCTCCCAACGCCCCTCCCCTGCTGTGCCGGCGGGGGGAAGCGGTTTGCTCCCCCGCGTAATACTTCTGTTACGTGTGGAAACTCAGCGCAGAGCACTCTTGTCTGCCGGCAGGCGGGAGGTCTGCGCGGTAGTTTTGTCGTAGTGCAGCAGCGGAAATACCCGGCTCGCTTGCCCGGCCCTGTCAGCATGAGGGGCAAGGCCGCGTGCAGGCTTGACTTTGTCCCGGCGAGCCGCGATCTTGACAGTGATACCGGCAGACAAAAGAATGCAGTGCCGCGGAGCCACCAGATGCGGGTGCAACGCGAGCCATCACTTTTGCCGTTATATCGCCGGGGGTTTTGCCGGCGACAACCCACGACCAGGCTGCCATGCAACGCATTCTGTATCTGATTCAAAAAGAGTTTCGCCAGATCTTTCGCGATCGCGCCATGCTGTTCATCATGTTCCTGGCGCCGCTGGTGCAGATGCTGGTCATCGGCTCGGCCATCACCGTCGATGTCAAGAACGTCCGGATCATTATTTATGATGCCGACAACAGCACCATCAGCCGGGAGTTGTGCCGCCGCTTCGCCAACAACCCCTTTTTCAAGCTGGTCGGCTATGTCGATGAGCCTGCGGGCATCCGCCATGCCCTGGACAACTGGCAGGCGCAAATGGGCCTTGCCATCCCCTCCGGCTTTGCGCGCGACCTTGAGCGCGGCTGGCGGCCGACGGTGCCGATCATGGTCGACGGCCTGGATGGCAACTCAGCCGGCATTGCCCTGGGCTACGCGCAGGGCATCCTGTCCTCCTTCACGCCCGAGCCGCGTGTTGCGGCCCTTCCCGCCGCGCCGGTGCTTGCCGAAACGCGCATGTGGTACAACCTCAATCTCGAAAGCAAGCATTACATGATTCCCGGCCTGATCG harbors:
- the nuoH gene encoding NADH-quinone oxidoreductase subunit NuoH, which codes for MHELIAYLQAQLGFQEILVAVLVMAVFGLVICIYMAVNALFLVWLERKVSAWMQDRLGPMEVGPFQGVLQTLADAVKLLLKEDIVPKAADKHLHLLAPLIVFAAPCAAFAAFSYTRAFQFADFNIGVFFVAAITSLSVIGLLLAGWASNNKWSLLGGMRAAAQIVSYEIPAGLAILVVVMQVGSLSFREITLAQDGGFWKWVIFQYPPFNFIAFIIFFTATLAECNRTPFDLPEAESELVGGFHTEYSGFKWAVFMLSEYGEMVVVSLVVATLFLGGWSSPLGNLLNGGAWGVFWLLGKTYALVFVQMWLRWTLPRLRVDQLMHTSWKVLTPFAFVCIFAVGLWMAL
- the nuoL gene encoding NADH-quinone oxidoreductase subunit L — its product is MDTILLQAVLLLLLPLAAFTILIFFGKRLPRQGDWLATGAITLSLLLALVILGRVFGAYDPNFRVAATVNWVDLGPVRLQLGLAVDNLTAVMLFVVTLISALVHLFSIGYMHGDVRYSRFFAYLGLFSFSMLGLVLVDNFFGIYMFWELVGVCSYFLIGHWFERDSAANAAKKAFIVNRVGDIGMFTGIMILLAQLGTLNFREVFDGIAQGRLLDPWLTAAGVLIFLGAVGKSAQFPLHVWLPDAMEGPTPVSALIHAATMVAAGVYMVGRVYPLFTEEALLVIAITGTLTAFIAATIALAQVDIKRVLAYSTVSQLGYMIAALGVGGYTAGLFHLMTHAYFKALLFLASGSVIHAMHQALHHLHDHHTDAQDMRNMGALRRKMPLTFSTMTIAACAIAGVPLLSGFFSKDAILAAALEKALTSHQPVHLLIFVILVLCAGLTAFYMFRLLYLTFAGQPARRDIHQHIQESPSVITIPLIILAFFSVVGGYGSWFADLIRKPETLTASRLLLEGGEGGQGVAHTAHTVAMSLSIFVAGAGILLATAFYYWKKFSADELVSRFKPVYDFLWNKWYFDELYAATVVAGTLLVSRLSAWFDATVIDGLVNAAAKITVWGSRLSGWHDNRIIDGVVNGVAAMVGWFGSTLRELQTGKIQTYILLALGAVVLLYVLQLAFA
- a CDS encoding NADH-quinone oxidoreductase subunit A, with product MLFDFGTALVFFITGAAFIAINLLISRLLQPRNPTAAKMSTYECGEQPVGESWIQFNNRFYVIALIFLIFDVEIAVLFPWAAVFKQLNQYGAFAFVEMAVFVLILLFGLAYVWRKGDLEWDKPETGKYARARSPELYEELPPPGIVPAGAKESVGEPA
- a CDS encoding NADH-quinone oxidoreductase subunit N, with amino-acid sequence MSDFVVRLQDNLASLGHFLPEFVLIGLLLALMVVDMFLKREHTPWLGLLTLAGGLLCLLVLLLQRDDPGRGLFNNMLAVDRFATFFKLIFLGSMIMTVLLSYSSLELAGRSVGEYFILMTATTLGMFWMASATNLLTIFIAIETVSLSSFALATYLKTVKRSSEAGLKYTIYGAFSSGLMLYGFSLIYGLTGSLNIYEISHQLATNPPNPLTLFVAFLLILAGFGYKIASVPFHFWAPDVYEGAPTPITAFLSVGPKAAGFALLIRFVTVGLSTSGAEGWSAIAGLNWQQLLAVISAATMTLGNLVAIVQNNLKRLLAYSSIAHAGYALMGVVLLTQSGINATLFYLVAYYLMNLGAFLVVIIVQELIGSERLQDYRGLGYRAPVVAACMTVFLFSLTGLPVTIGFIGKFYLLAAVLQGDSQFYWLAVVAIINTVISLYYYARIFKAMYLEAPAVAVTERLAVSWPAIALLAILAVPTFVLGIAFGPLYELTKASVKFFAGI
- a CDS encoding NADH-quinone oxidoreductase subunit J; protein product: MTTFDLMFYVIAAAMLASAAVMVFGRNIIYNAVGLLFTFIGVAGLYVLLGADFLAAVQMLIYVGGILVLLLFGVMLSQKITGLVMRTGTLQVLPAVIVCAGVAAILIRLILSNDWMITKPPELPATTATLGNLLLGDYLIPFEIVSILLLAALVGAAYLARRESR
- the nuoK gene encoding NADH-quinone oxidoreductase subunit NuoK, giving the protein MQVGLSHFLLLAALLFALGLVAVITKRNAVTVLMGVELILNAANLNFIAFARYRDHDLDGQVIGIFVIIIAAANVAVALAIVLNIYQRLRSVNLDEADSLAG
- a CDS encoding NADH-quinone oxidoreductase subunit M — translated: MIPNILSWMIFLPVIGAAVVLAIPRGEKQHDLIRWLAAGFTGVQVLLAILLVLGFDRTTSGMQFVEKAPWITSYNIWYFVGVDGLSISMVLLTALLSFLCIFASWGIDKAVKGYFTMFLLLDAGMMGVFCALDFFLFYIFWEVMLLPMYFLIGIWGGPRREYAAIKFFLYTLAGSVLMLVAMLVFYFNVKDPVTGGHTFNMLHMMDQANHTGLLRDFDVRLLLYAALFIGFAIKVPAVPFHTWLPDAHVEAPTAISVILAGVLLKMGTYGMLRISFPILPDAVKYPPFAYGFATIAVISIVYGALCAMSQKDLKKLVAYSSIGHMGVVMLGMIGLTPLGVNGAVLQMFNHGTVTAMLFLLVGVIYDRAHHRDIDGFGGLAQTMPVYTGIVTIAFFANLGLPGLSSFISEAFSFLGAFSSTTFNLRVYTIISVLGIVFVAGYMLWTLQRMFLGKLNPQYADLPEINRRELFTLVPLAVIVIFLGVYPAPMLELLEVSLNSLAATVREAAPMLMGMN